The Populus trichocarpa isolate Nisqually-1 chromosome 2, P.trichocarpa_v4.1, whole genome shotgun sequence genome has a window encoding:
- the LOC7487746 gene encoding esculetin O-methyltransferase isoform X1, which yields MASSIENHVSQVDEAKDENFGYAMQLALSSVLPMTLHTAIQLGIFEIIAKAGPDVKLSAADIAAKLPTDNPDTPKMVDRILRLLASHQVLCCFVDGSERFYSLAPVSMYFVRNQNGVSLAPFMALNHENVILQSWSQLKDAVLEGGVAFHRVHGVHAFEYNGLDPRFNQVFNTAMYNQTTVVNGNMLEKYNGFKNLKQLVDIGGGLGHTMKAVTSKYPQIKGINFDLPHVIEHAPAYPGVEHVGGDMFESVPKGDAIFLKWILHNWSDDHCLKLLKNCYKAIPEDGKVIVMESVLPITAKTSPAAKAISQLDVLMMMSQNPGGKERTEDEFMALATAAGFRGIKFETFVCNFWVMEFFK from the exons ATGGCATCTTCTATAGAAAACCACGTCAGTCAAGTTGATGAAGCGAAAGATGAAAACTTTGGATATGCCATGCAACTAGCTTTGAGCTCAGTGCTACCCATGACTCTACACACGGCGATTCAGCTTGGCATCTTTGAGATCATAGCCAAAGCAGGTCCAGATGTCAAACTCTCTGCTGCAGATATCGCAGCCAAGTTGCCCACAGATAACCCCGATACACCAAAGATGGTGGACCGTATTCTAAGGCTCTTGGCTAGCCACCAAGTGCTTTGTTGTTTTGTCGATGGCTCGGAGAGGTTCTACAGTCTGGCTCCTGTGTCCATGTACTTTGTGCGCAACCAAAATGGTGTTTCTTTGGCCCCCTTCATGGCCTTGAATCATGAAAACGTCATCTTACAGAGCTG GTCTCAACTAAAAGATGCAGTTCTTGAAGGAGGAGTTGCGTTTCACAGAGTCCATGGAGTACATGCCTTTGAGTACAATGGCTTGGACCCTAGGTTCAATCAGGTATTCAACACAGCAATGTACAACCAAACCACTGTTGTAAATGGAAATATGCTTGAGAAATACAATGGTTTCAAGAACCTGAAACAGCTGGTTGATATTGGTGGTGGCTTGGGACACACTATGAAGGCAGTAACGTCTAAATATCCCCAGATCAAGGGTATCAATTTCGACTTGCCACATGTTATAGAGCATGCGCCGGCCTATCCTG GTGTGGAGCACGTGGGAGGAGATATGTTTGAAAGTGTTCCCAAAGGAGATGCCATTTTCCTGAAG TGGATACTCCATAATTGGAGTGATGATCACTGCTTGAAGTTGTTGAAGAACTGCTACAAAGCTATTCCAGAGGATGGGAAGGTAATTGTTATGGAATCAGTTCTTCCGATCACGGCCAAGACAAGCCCTGCTGCGAAAGCGATCTCGCAACTTGATGTACTGATGATGATGTCTCAAAACCCAGGAGGGAAAGAACGGACTGAAGATGAATTCATGGCCCTGGCCACTGCAGCTGGATTCCGTGGCATCAAATTTGAAAcctttgtttgtaatttttggGTCATGGAGTTCTTCAAGTAG